In Terriglobia bacterium, the following are encoded in one genomic region:
- the tolB gene encoding Tol-Pal system beta propeller repeat protein TolB has product MIKRSAFALVAVLLLAGSALAQQDWIRTGTGLGVEKVRLAVPDFKQASADPTSEALLKVFDDTLWNDLSQAGIFDVVSKSFYPLQVPGAPDEVKLDAWANPPANAGMLAFGNLSASAGDVLVQGWLYDVKNTQSPQVLGKQYREKATPENARLIAHRFADEIIFRLGGGIQGIAESKIAFVSARSGHKEIWVMDYDGANQRPLTHLGSIALSPRFSPDSSRVAFSAMTGGGWNIAMYSLDLGRMVSFPHFGGTNLSPAWSPEGKQIAFSTSRTGDPEIFICDSDGSHLRRVTAYHGPDVAPVWNPKTGAQIAWVSGRTGLPQIYMMESDGTNPQRMTDQGYAVSPSWSPNGQFLAFAWIRHYGPGMPGAQDIYVMDIASKQIVQLTHEGGRNDFPSWSPDGRHIVFQSNRGGRDEIWTMLADGAQQHQLTSSGHNTQPNWSWK; this is encoded by the coding sequence GCAGGCCTCGGCCGATCCCACCAGCGAAGCACTGCTGAAGGTCTTCGACGACACCCTGTGGAACGACCTCAGCCAAGCCGGCATCTTCGACGTGGTTTCGAAAAGCTTCTACCCGCTGCAGGTGCCGGGTGCGCCCGACGAGGTCAAACTGGATGCCTGGGCCAATCCCCCGGCGAACGCCGGGATGCTTGCCTTTGGCAACCTGAGCGCCTCCGCCGGCGACGTGCTCGTGCAGGGCTGGCTCTACGACGTCAAGAACACGCAATCCCCGCAAGTGCTGGGCAAGCAATACCGCGAGAAAGCCACGCCGGAGAACGCGCGCCTCATCGCGCACCGCTTTGCCGACGAGATCATCTTTCGCCTGGGCGGCGGAATCCAGGGCATCGCGGAAAGCAAAATTGCTTTCGTCAGCGCGCGCAGCGGGCACAAGGAAATCTGGGTGATGGATTACGACGGCGCCAACCAGCGCCCGCTTACCCATCTGGGCTCGATCGCGCTGTCGCCACGCTTCTCGCCCGACAGTTCGCGCGTCGCCTTTAGCGCCATGACCGGTGGCGGGTGGAACATCGCCATGTACTCGCTTGACCTCGGGCGCATGGTGAGCTTTCCGCATTTCGGCGGCACCAACCTGTCGCCGGCGTGGTCGCCGGAAGGCAAGCAGATCGCGTTTTCCACCTCGCGCACCGGCGATCCGGAAATATTCATCTGCGACAGCGACGGCTCCCACCTGCGGCGGGTCACGGCCTATCATGGTCCCGACGTCGCGCCGGTGTGGAACCCGAAGACCGGAGCGCAGATCGCCTGGGTCAGCGGGCGCACCGGGTTGCCGCAGATTTATATGATGGAGTCGGACGGCACCAACCCGCAGCGCATGACCGACCAGGGTTACGCGGTCTCGCCGTCGTGGTCGCCGAACGGCCAGTTTCTCGCCTTTGCCTGGATCCGGCACTACGGGCCCGGGATGCCGGGGGCGCAGGACATCTACGTGATGGACATCGCCAGCAAGCAGATCGTGCAGTTGACGCACGAGGGCGGACGCAACGATTTTCCCTCGTGGTCGCCCGACGGGAGGCACATCGTGTTTCAGTCCAACCGCGGCGGCCGCGATGAGATCTGGACCATGCTGGCCGACGGGGCGCAGCAACACCAGTTGACCAGCTCCGGACACAACACGCAGCCGAACTGGAGTTGGAAATAG